The following proteins come from a genomic window of Campylobacter concisus:
- a CDS encoding universal stress protein, whose protein sequence is MKYKKLLFPIGAGDDIEPRIYGALKVAQWFNTHMEIMTCQLDPSVVYNMKMTLRGGVLFEEFLKSAKSELAVEHEENEKIFNKICAELGIKVTSEIIEDVCTANFTIHSGKRSAIVEQESKFCDLVVAAVPLDGKITGTFESAVLKSGKNAIVIPRKMREFKADNILVSWTGTTQSSRALTGSIDLLKKAKKVQCITSKASLGDNAELNLKKLEEYFKIHGISATFEVIATTMIPGEALLKAAIDRNADLIVASRYGENGLMEMVLGGTSRFFLEHTNIPVYL, encoded by the coding sequence ATGAAATACAAAAAGTTGCTTTTTCCAATAGGAGCTGGAGACGATATCGAGCCAAGAATTTATGGTGCCCTAAAGGTTGCTCAGTGGTTTAACACACATATGGAAATTATGACTTGCCAGCTTGATCCAAGCGTAGTTTATAATATGAAAATGACGCTTCGTGGAGGAGTGCTTTTTGAAGAATTTCTAAAATCAGCTAAATCTGAACTAGCTGTCGAGCATGAAGAGAATGAGAAAATTTTCAATAAAATTTGTGCTGAGCTTGGCATAAAAGTAACTAGTGAAATCATTGAAGATGTTTGCACTGCAAATTTTACGATTCACAGTGGCAAAAGAAGCGCCATAGTTGAGCAAGAAAGTAAATTTTGTGATCTTGTAGTGGCTGCTGTGCCACTTGATGGAAAGATCACTGGCACATTTGAGTCAGCTGTTCTAAAAAGCGGTAAAAATGCGATTGTAATCCCTAGAAAAATGCGTGAGTTTAAAGCTGATAATATCCTTGTTAGCTGGACTGGTACGACACAAAGCTCAAGGGCATTAACAGGCTCGATCGATCTTTTAAAAAAGGCAAAAAAGGTTCAGTGCATTACCTCAAAAGCAAGCCTTGGCGATAATGCTGAACTAAATCTTAAAAAGCTTGAAGAGTACTTCAAAATTCATGGCATATCAGCCACTTTTGAAGTAATCGCTACTACGATGATACCTGGTGAAGCACTTTTGAAAGCAGCTATTGATAGAAATGCTGATCTAATCGTTGCTAGCAGATATGGTGAAAATGGTCTTATGGAAATGGTGCTTGGCGGAACATCAAGATTTTTCTTAGAACACACAAATATCCCAGTTTATCTATAA
- a CDS encoding polyribonucleotide nucleotidyltransferase: MQYSIEVNNQVEIFDLNKVAKQASGAVLLRVKNTVVLATVAREDTQVEEDFLPLTVQYIEKAYAAGKIPGGYVKRETKPGDFETLTARIIDRSLRPLFPKGYAYPTQIVVMVLSADPEVDLQVVGLNAASVALYLSDIPVNRPVCGVRVGYIDEKFVINPSNSELKQSAIDLYVAGTKDELLMIEMRSLPQQTTQLIPMVAIEPMIDPSLSDSMAQKQLMNEFSEDMMVEAIDFAGKAILRASSAYEEAFKEHKKEDAALELKPEIENENIAIYIDKFYKAEVKNAINQMAKSERASELSKIAKQISSDEVAQKEGWDEAVITNVLGKYKKKIVREQIINEGVRADGRGLEEVRPISIETNVLPNAHGSCLFTRGQTQALVVTTLGTDSDAQMYDILTEKVPFVEKFMFNYNFPGFSVGEASPLKAPGRRELGHGNLAKRALAPSIDLASPYTIRVVSEILESNGSSSMASVCGGSLALRAAGVNTLKLVAGVAMGLIFEGDKHAVLTDIMGLEDHDGDMDFKVAGTSDGITALQMDIKLGGISLEVLKEALYQAKRGREHILSLMAEADKNIKINEDVLPKLELFSVDPSKIVDIIGQAGKTIKEIIEKFEVSIDLDREKGEVKIAGGAKKNVDAAKDYIISITSRDSGRSFGKKPFKHDKERAKPNFNIGDEFVGTVKSVVDFGVFIELKDGIDGLLHISKIKSPLNVGDQVKVCVSEQKGNKISLSLVE; this comes from the coding sequence ATGCAATATAGTATAGAAGTCAATAATCAGGTTGAAATTTTTGACCTTAATAAAGTAGCAAAACAAGCTAGCGGAGCGGTACTTTTAAGGGTGAAAAATACCGTAGTTTTAGCAACTGTTGCAAGAGAGGATACGCAAGTTGAGGAGGATTTTTTACCTCTAACGGTGCAGTACATCGAAAAAGCTTACGCCGCTGGTAAAATTCCTGGCGGTTACGTTAAGCGCGAGACAAAGCCAGGCGACTTTGAAACGCTAACAGCTCGCATCATCGATAGATCTCTTAGACCGCTCTTTCCAAAAGGTTACGCATATCCTACTCAAATAGTGGTAATGGTGCTTTCAGCTGATCCTGAGGTTGATTTGCAAGTTGTTGGACTAAATGCGGCGTCAGTTGCACTCTATCTTAGTGATATCCCAGTAAATCGCCCAGTTTGTGGCGTTAGGGTTGGCTACATAGATGAAAAATTTGTGATCAACCCAAGCAACTCTGAACTAAAACAAAGTGCGATAGATCTATACGTGGCTGGCACAAAAGATGAGCTTTTGATGATCGAGATGAGAAGCTTACCTCAGCAAACTACGCAGCTTATCCCAATGGTCGCGATCGAGCCGATGATAGATCCGAGCTTAAGTGATAGCATGGCTCAAAAACAGCTGATGAATGAATTTAGCGAAGATATGATGGTTGAGGCGATTGATTTTGCTGGTAAGGCGATACTAAGAGCTAGCAGTGCTTACGAAGAAGCTTTCAAAGAGCATAAAAAAGAGGATGCTGCGCTTGAGTTAAAACCTGAAATAGAAAATGAAAATATCGCTATTTATATCGATAAATTTTATAAAGCTGAAGTCAAAAATGCGATCAACCAAATGGCAAAAAGCGAGCGTGCGAGCGAACTTAGCAAGATTGCAAAACAAATTTCAAGCGATGAGGTAGCTCAAAAAGAGGGCTGGGATGAGGCTGTCATCACAAATGTCCTTGGTAAATATAAAAAGAAAATCGTTAGAGAGCAGATCATAAACGAGGGCGTAAGAGCTGATGGACGTGGTCTTGAAGAGGTTAGGCCTATTAGTATCGAAACAAATGTGCTTCCAAATGCACATGGCTCATGCCTCTTTACAAGAGGACAGACACAAGCCCTAGTTGTCACTACTCTTGGCACTGACAGTGACGCTCAAATGTATGACATCCTCACTGAAAAAGTACCTTTTGTAGAAAAATTTATGTTTAACTACAATTTCCCAGGCTTTAGCGTAGGTGAGGCAAGCCCACTAAAAGCTCCTGGTAGACGTGAGCTTGGACATGGAAATTTGGCCAAACGTGCCCTTGCACCAAGTATCGATCTAGCTTCGCCATACACAATAAGAGTCGTTTCAGAAATTTTAGAGAGTAACGGCTCAAGCTCGATGGCTAGCGTTTGCGGTGGCTCGCTCGCACTTAGAGCAGCTGGCGTAAATACTTTAAAACTTGTCGCAGGTGTCGCTATGGGTCTTATATTTGAAGGCGATAAGCATGCAGTGCTAACAGATATCATGGGACTTGAAGATCATGACGGCGACATGGACTTTAAAGTAGCAGGTACAAGTGATGGTATCACAGCACTTCAGATGGATATAAAACTTGGTGGCATTAGTCTTGAGGTGCTAAAAGAGGCACTTTATCAAGCAAAACGTGGTAGAGAGCATATCTTATCTTTGATGGCAGAAGCGGATAAAAATATAAAAATAAATGAAGATGTGCTTCCAAAGCTTGAACTATTTAGTGTTGATCCAAGCAAGATCGTAGACATCATCGGACAAGCTGGAAAAACCATAAAAGAGATCATTGAGAAATTTGAAGTTTCAATCGATCTTGATAGAGAAAAAGGTGAAGTTAAAATCGCAGGTGGTGCAAAGAAAAATGTTGATGCCGCAAAAGATTACATCATCTCTATAACCTCAAGAGATAGTGGACGTTCATTTGGTAAAAAGCCATTTAAACATGATAAGGAGCGAGCAAAGCCAAATTTTAATATCGGAGATGAGTTTGTAGGAACTGTAAAAAGTGTTGTTGATTTTGGCGTGTTTATTGAGCTAAAAGATGGCATTGATGGCTTGCTTCATATCTCAAAGATAAAAAGCCCATTAAACGTAGGTGATCAGGTCAAAGTATGTGTGAGCGAGCAAAAAGGAAATAAAATTTCGCTCTCTTTGGTTGAATAA
- a CDS encoding phosphoribosyltransferase family protein, with protein MITAKFKDQLEAASKLIEILPKKELVDKKTIVVCMSLESVILADAVCRSLNLSYEMLFSEPIPAPNNSECDVAIVSETEDIVLNDKLIKAFNISYDYIYGEAHRKYEEKILKNVYKYRKGNLIGELKDKNILLIDEGCETGMTALICIKTLLDVKVKSISYATPVIATDVFANLNDMVDEIYTINKIVDFIDVDSYYEKKIEATSERIMSILEESPYYLPLQKQQGDKNNAI; from the coding sequence ATGATAACGGCTAAATTTAAGGATCAATTAGAAGCAGCTAGCAAGCTAATTGAAATTTTGCCAAAAAAAGAGCTTGTAGATAAAAAGACGATAGTTGTTTGTATGTCGCTTGAGTCAGTTATACTCGCAGATGCAGTTTGTAGAAGTTTAAATTTAAGCTACGAGATGCTCTTTAGCGAGCCAATACCTGCGCCAAATAATAGCGAATGCGACGTTGCAATAGTTAGCGAGACAGAAGATATAGTATTAAATGATAAACTTATAAAAGCTTTTAATATAAGCTATGACTATATTTACGGCGAAGCACATAGAAAATATGAAGAGAAAATTTTAAAAAACGTTTATAAATACCGAAAAGGAAATTTGATAGGAGAGCTAAAAGATAAAAATATTTTACTAATCGATGAGGGGTGCGAGACTGGTATGACGGCACTCATTTGCATAAAGACGTTGCTTGATGTGAAGGTAAAATCCATCTCATACGCAACGCCAGTGATTGCTACTGATGTCTTTGCAAATTTAAATGATATGGTTGATGAAATTTACACGATAAACAAGATCGTTGATTTTATCGATGTAGATTCGTATTACGAGAAAAAGATCGAAGCTACGAGTGAGCGTATCATGTCAATATTAGAAGAGAGCCCTTATTATTTGCCGTTACAAAAACAACAAGGAGATAAAAATAATGCAATATAG
- a CDS encoding LPS-assembly protein LptD, whose protein sequence is MRKILFLVPICILNLSAAVQDVQLLADDVKQDKGIVTANKNVVVYSQDYLVTADCAVYDQNNSIIELFGNVNMMKGKSEVSRSNYAKLNLKNNDAAFESLFMMNKDMEVWMRSDESSSDSEYYRVKKAMVSSCNVQDPDWSITSSSAMLNKQSKFLHLFNPVFRIANVPVFYLPYFGFSTDTTRRTGLLPPDLGYGKSEGFYYKQPIYFAPYNEWDFELDPQIRTNRGAGIYGAFRFTESPDSRGEISFGSFTDKNSYQAKQKGETSNKAELKNKTHKGIGLKYERDKLIRYLSEADLQEGIWIDATKLNDIDYLNLKGRDDDYDSLVTSKFNYFIANDDHYFGAYAKYYIDTEKIGSKNENKDTLQELPSLQYHKFTDDIVLPNILYSLDLQSHRYDRKIGVRATQYEFTLPASVHVPLLDDSLTFSFYEYLYASRINYENKINSFDDKREDKHTNFVNNYHKFALHTDLAKAYESFYHTLNFGAEYLLPGYRKGNLDDEFIYDKNLNEYENFLAQGQSKEEISGYLTQYFFNSNGRKIIKHSISQGYYTKEDEYSNLKNAIYLYPFENLSLYNKLEYSHKSKELKKIQSGLSYTNDLFWLNMLHTMKKNDSKIKNSATKDSYFTSGLGVKLPHQYSLIGGWQYDIERSYTKSWRVGVLHQRKCWNYGIIYQQDVEPTTTINGSASTRKNGIYFTINFYPMGGLHYDFSQSSTKSSAN, encoded by the coding sequence ATGCGTAAAATTTTATTTTTAGTTCCGATTTGTATTTTAAATCTAAGTGCAGCTGTGCAAGATGTGCAGCTTCTGGCTGATGATGTAAAGCAAGATAAAGGCATCGTAACAGCAAACAAAAACGTCGTTGTATATTCACAAGATTACCTTGTGACAGCTGATTGTGCAGTTTATGATCAAAATAATTCGATTATAGAGCTTTTTGGTAACGTCAACATGATGAAGGGCAAGAGTGAAGTCTCTCGCTCAAACTATGCAAAGCTAAATTTAAAAAATAATGACGCTGCTTTTGAATCGCTTTTTATGATGAATAAAGACATGGAAGTGTGGATGAGAAGCGATGAGAGCAGCTCTGATAGTGAGTATTATAGAGTAAAAAAAGCGATGGTTTCAAGCTGTAATGTCCAAGATCCTGACTGGAGCATCACCTCAAGCTCAGCTATGCTAAATAAACAAAGCAAATTTTTACATCTTTTTAACCCAGTCTTTCGTATAGCTAATGTGCCAGTTTTTTATTTGCCATATTTTGGTTTTTCAACAGATACCACAAGAAGAACAGGTCTTTTACCGCCTGATCTTGGATACGGAAAATCTGAAGGCTTTTATTACAAGCAGCCGATTTATTTTGCGCCTTATAATGAGTGGGACTTCGAGCTTGATCCGCAGATAAGAACAAACAGAGGTGCTGGAATTTATGGTGCGTTTAGATTTACTGAGTCGCCTGATTCAAGGGGCGAAATCAGCTTTGGCTCATTTACTGATAAAAACAGCTACCAAGCCAAGCAAAAAGGAGAGACTTCAAATAAGGCCGAACTAAAAAATAAAACACATAAAGGCATTGGACTAAAATACGAAAGAGATAAGCTTATAAGATACCTTAGTGAAGCGGATTTACAAGAGGGAATTTGGATAGACGCAACGAAGCTAAATGATATAGATTATTTAAATTTAAAGGGCAGGGATGATGATTATGATTCGCTTGTAACTTCTAAATTTAACTACTTCATCGCAAATGACGATCATTATTTTGGTGCTTATGCAAAATACTACATAGACACTGAAAAGATTGGCTCAAAAAATGAGAACAAAGACACGCTTCAAGAGCTTCCATCACTTCAGTATCATAAATTTACAGATGATATTGTCTTGCCAAATATCTTATACTCGCTCGATCTTCAGTCACATAGATATGATAGAAAGATAGGCGTTAGAGCGACTCAGTATGAATTTACGCTCCCAGCTTCAGTGCATGTGCCACTGCTTGATGATAGCTTAACATTTTCATTTTACGAGTATCTATACGCATCAAGAATAAATTACGAGAATAAGATAAATTCATTTGATGATAAAAGAGAAGATAAGCATACAAATTTTGTAAATAATTACCATAAATTTGCCCTTCACACTGACCTTGCAAAAGCGTATGAAAGCTTTTATCACACTCTAAATTTTGGAGCTGAATACCTACTGCCAGGCTATAGAAAAGGAAATTTAGATGATGAGTTTATCTATGATAAAAATTTAAATGAGTATGAAAATTTCTTGGCTCAAGGGCAGAGCAAAGAAGAAATTTCTGGTTATTTGACGCAGTATTTCTTTAACTCTAATGGTAGAAAGATTATAAAACATAGTATTTCTCAAGGATATTACACAAAAGAAGATGAATATTCGAATTTAAAAAATGCTATCTATCTATATCCATTTGAAAATTTAAGCCTTTATAATAAGCTTGAGTATTCACACAAGAGCAAAGAGCTTAAAAAGATACAAAGCGGACTTTCATACACAAATGATCTATTTTGGCTAAATATGCTTCACACCATGAAGAAAAATGATAGCAAAATAAAAAATAGTGCGACAAAAGATAGCTATTTTACAAGTGGTCTTGGAGTAAAATTACCTCATCAATACAGCCTTATTGGCGGCTGGCAATATGATATTGAGCGAAGCTACACAAAAAGCTGGAGAGTTGGTGTGCTTCATCAAAGAAAATGCTGGAATTACGGGATAATTTATCAACAAGATGTCGAGCCAACAACAACAATAAACGGCTCAGCATCAACTAGAAAAAATGGTATCTATTTCACGATAAATTTCTATCCAATGGGCGGTTTGCACTATGACTTTTCACAAAGTAGTACAAAATCGAGTGCCAACTAA
- a CDS encoding RDD family protein, whose translation MSMQIVEKLEKEEISLAPFSKRVLAYSIDECIVSFLFLIIYWDAFLSVMSYDEARNLTLNFFWQIVALKIIYHTFFVWYYGASLGQMLTKTMCINVEILDRPNFISSLVRAIFRLVSEACFYLGFAWAFANPARQTWQDKIAKTVVINA comes from the coding sequence ATGAGTATGCAGATAGTTGAAAAACTTGAAAAAGAAGAAATTTCGCTAGCGCCATTTTCAAAAAGAGTGCTAGCTTACTCAATTGATGAATGTATTGTTTCTTTTTTGTTTTTGATCATTTACTGGGATGCCTTTTTGTCGGTTATGAGCTATGATGAAGCCAGAAATTTGACTTTAAATTTCTTTTGGCAAATAGTCGCACTAAAGATTATTTATCATACATTTTTTGTTTGGTATTATGGCGCGAGTCTTGGGCAAATGCTAACAAAGACGATGTGCATTAATGTAGAAATTTTAGATAGACCAAATTTTATTTCAAGCCTAGTAAGAGCGATTTTTAGGTTAGTTAGTGAAGCTTGTTTTTATCTTGGTTTTGCATGGGCTTTTGCAAATCCAGCTAGGCAAACTTGGCAAGACAAAATAGCAAAAACAGTGGTGATAAATGCGTAA
- the purD gene encoding phosphoribosylamine--glycine ligase, with the protein MNILIIGSGGREYAIALKLKKEKNINLYFAPGNGATSRLGENLNIKDFHKLAEFAKKNSIELTIVGPEAPLSEGVADIFKKEGLLIFGPNKAAARLEASKAYMKDFLARNNIKTARYLNTDDKEKAFKFIDTLSAPMVVKADGLCAGKGVIIANSKEEAKEAVNDMLSGASFGEAGKFVVVEEFLDGFELSFFAICDGENFVSLPVAQDHKRLLDNDEGPNTGGMGAYAPSPLASKELIKRVEEEVVKPTLKGMKNEGSPFCGVLFVGLMIVKNEPYVLEFNVRFGDPECEVLMPLIDGKLSEILLNAAKGELKPISLKDEFAVGVVMASKDYPYKSSPKAKISVLNDVKNAHIAYAGVSEQDGEIYADGGRVLVCVATAKSIKEARDRAYELCENVKFDGAHYRKDIAWQALK; encoded by the coding sequence ATGAATATTCTCATAATAGGAAGTGGCGGCCGCGAATACGCCATTGCTCTAAAACTAAAAAAAGAAAAAAATATAAATTTATACTTTGCGCCTGGAAATGGTGCGACCTCACGCCTTGGCGAGAATTTAAACATAAAAGACTTTCATAAACTAGCTGAATTTGCTAAAAAAAATAGTATCGAGCTAACTATCGTGGGACCTGAAGCACCTCTTAGCGAAGGCGTGGCGGATATCTTTAAAAAAGAGGGTTTGCTCATCTTTGGACCAAACAAGGCAGCTGCTAGACTTGAAGCCAGCAAGGCCTATATGAAAGACTTTTTAGCTAGAAATAACATAAAAACCGCAAGATATTTAAACACAGATGATAAAGAAAAAGCATTTAAATTTATTGATACCTTAAGCGCGCCGATGGTCGTAAAGGCAGATGGTCTTTGTGCTGGAAAAGGCGTTATAATCGCAAACTCTAAAGAGGAGGCCAAAGAGGCAGTTAATGACATGCTAAGTGGAGCTAGCTTTGGCGAGGCTGGTAAATTTGTTGTTGTTGAAGAGTTTTTGGACGGCTTTGAGCTTAGCTTTTTTGCTATTTGTGACGGCGAAAATTTTGTAAGTTTGCCAGTGGCACAAGACCACAAACGCTTGCTAGATAACGACGAAGGTCCAAATACTGGCGGCATGGGTGCTTATGCTCCAAGTCCGCTTGCTTCAAAAGAGCTGATAAAAAGGGTCGAAGAAGAGGTTGTAAAGCCAACTTTAAAAGGGATGAAAAACGAGGGCAGTCCATTTTGTGGAGTACTTTTTGTGGGACTGATGATCGTGAAAAATGAGCCTTATGTACTTGAGTTTAACGTCAGATTTGGCGATCCTGAGTGCGAGGTCTTGATGCCGTTAATTGACGGAAAATTAAGCGAAATTTTACTAAATGCTGCAAAGGGCGAGCTAAAGCCTATTAGCTTAAAAGATGAATTTGCAGTTGGCGTTGTGATGGCTAGTAAGGACTATCCGTATAAAAGCAGCCCAAAAGCTAAAATTTCAGTTTTAAATGATGTAAAAAATGCTCACATCGCTTATGCTGGTGTTAGTGAGCAAGATGGAGAAATTTATGCAGATGGTGGCAGAGTATTAGTCTGCGTGGCCACTGCGAAGAGCATAAAAGAGGCACGTGATAGAGCTTATGAGCTTTGCGAAAATGTAAAATTTGACGGAGCACATTATAGAAAAGATATTGCCTGGCAGGCATTAAAATGA
- a CDS encoding uroporphyrinogen-III synthase, which translates to MRKIYLISNTKTADESVVNLSVSKIEFLKFELNLSEYDVLVATSKNAFNALKFNNIKAINLPVFAIANSCTAAAREFGFSEIYTGKNAHGDDFAREILPLLKGKKVLYLKGKDSASNFLEILQNGGVNIKAIIAYENVLNPCKMGLKPPKNSILIFASPLNVKNFLNNFDWDESYQAISIGKVTAKELKFTEPIVSQSQDINACIALAKTLL; encoded by the coding sequence TTGCGTAAAATTTATCTTATTTCAAATACAAAAACGGCTGATGAGAGCGTTGTAAATTTAAGCGTTAGCAAGATCGAGTTTTTGAAATTTGAACTAAATTTAAGTGAATATGATGTGCTGGTAGCTACTTCTAAAAATGCTTTTAATGCATTAAAATTTAACAATATAAAAGCTATAAATTTGCCAGTCTTTGCCATCGCAAATAGTTGTACGGCAGCCGCAAGAGAGTTTGGATTTAGTGAAATTTACACCGGAAAGAACGCTCACGGAGACGACTTTGCAAGAGAAATTTTACCACTTTTAAAGGGCAAAAAAGTTCTTTATCTAAAAGGTAAAGATAGTGCTTCAAATTTCTTAGAAATTTTGCAAAATGGCGGCGTAAATATAAAAGCGATCATCGCCTATGAAAATGTCTTAAATCCTTGCAAAATGGGGCTAAAACCGCCAAAAAATAGTATCTTGATCTTTGCTTCTCCACTAAATGTCAAAAATTTTCTTAATAATTTTGACTGGGATGAGAGCTATCAAGCAATAAGCATTGGAAAGGTCACTGCAAAAGAGCTAAAATTTACCGAGCCAATAGTGAGCCAAAGTCAAGATATAAACGCCTGTATCGCGCTTGCCAAAACATTACTTTAA
- a CDS encoding multidrug effflux MFS transporter, producing the protein MKKENSELFLLLFLGALSAFGPFVTDLYLPALPAITEWFKTSVTATQLTITTSMAGLAIGQLIVGPISDKFGRKLPLTISLIVYTISTIFIFFAQNIQFFIFMRIIQGLASAGSLVISRAVVSDLYKGHEMTKFFSLMMVVNGLAPILSPIGGSLLLKFTDWRGIFMALTIIGILLFIANFYFKESLSQSNRLKMPLLVTYSVFGKILRKKKFMLFVSIQTFAMGAMFAYIASSSFIFQEFYSLSPVSYSFCFASNGLGLVIGARLASLLNERKALKAGLFGTLFASVFIAFMLCFKFEVIGVIIAFFLLLLFTGFILPTASSLAMNEGREYAGSASAILGFCPFFLGGVVSPLVGLGNIFYSTSIVILACTLLALISFLRLKRVA; encoded by the coding sequence ATGAAAAAAGAAAATTCCGAGTTATTTTTATTGCTATTTTTAGGCGCTCTCTCTGCCTTTGGACCATTTGTTACAGATCTTTATTTGCCAGCACTTCCGGCTATTACCGAGTGGTTTAAAACAAGTGTTACAGCTACGCAATTAACGATCACGACATCAATGGCAGGCTTAGCCATAGGCCAGCTAATAGTTGGCCCAATAAGTGATAAATTTGGCCGAAAACTGCCCCTTACCATCTCGCTCATCGTCTATACGATAAGCACTATTTTTATATTTTTTGCACAAAATATCCAGTTTTTTATCTTTATGAGAATTATTCAAGGGCTTGCGAGTGCTGGTAGCTTAGTCATCTCAAGAGCCGTTGTGAGCGACCTTTATAAGGGTCACGAGATGACTAAATTTTTTAGCCTTATGATGGTCGTAAATGGTCTAGCCCCGATACTTTCACCAATTGGCGGTAGTTTGCTGCTTAAATTTACCGACTGGCGTGGCATCTTTATGGCGCTTACTATCATTGGCATTTTGCTTTTTATCGCAAATTTTTATTTCAAAGAGAGCTTAAGTCAGTCAAATCGCTTAAAAATGCCTTTGCTAGTGACTTATAGTGTTTTTGGCAAAATTTTAAGAAAGAAAAAATTTATGCTTTTTGTAAGCATTCAGACATTTGCGATGGGTGCGATGTTTGCTTATATAGCGTCATCTTCGTTTATCTTTCAAGAATTTTATTCTCTAAGCCCAGTAAGCTATAGCTTTTGTTTTGCTTCAAATGGTTTAGGGCTTGTTATAGGAGCAAGGCTTGCTAGTCTTTTAAATGAGAGAAAAGCGCTCAAAGCTGGGCTTTTTGGCACCTTGTTTGCTAGTGTTTTTATTGCTTTCATGCTTTGTTTCAAATTTGAAGTGATCGGCGTTATCATCGCATTTTTCTTGCTTTTGCTCTTTACTGGCTTTATCTTACCAACGGCCTCATCACTTGCGATGAATGAGGGCAGAGAGTACGCTGGTTCGGCCTCAGCGATACTTGGATTTTGCCCATTTTTCTTAGGCGGCGTCGTCTCTCCGTTAGTTGGGCTTGGTAATATATTTTACTCGACTTCTATTGTTATTTTAGCCTGCACATTACTTGCTTTGATATCTTTTTTAAGGTTAAAAAGAGTTGCGTAA
- a CDS encoding cupin domain-containing protein, giving the protein MSKIYNLNADTKVIAKSVVSKRIFDCKNAHVDVFAFDAGEELDHEMLFCDSLAWVVEGGASLHYGEKQMRLGGEQACLIEKKVWRKLVFNEPTKYVSIDFKEDLMIDHLPKAAIFSLVDAVEYEKGKIVSKTLVKNENGSMSLLSFDTDQELSTHAAPGDALLIALDGEMKLTIGDEHFDIKKGDTIVLPGKIPHGLKIKDKFKMLLIVTKDKM; this is encoded by the coding sequence ATGAGTAAAATTTACAACCTAAACGCCGACACGAAAGTGATCGCTAAAAGCGTCGTTAGCAAGAGAATTTTTGATTGCAAGAATGCTCACGTCGACGTGTTTGCCTTTGACGCGGGCGAGGAGCTAGATCATGAGATGCTATTTTGCGACAGCCTCGCGTGGGTCGTAGAGGGTGGCGCGAGCTTGCACTACGGCGAAAAGCAGATGCGCTTAGGCGGTGAACAAGCCTGCCTGATAGAGAAAAAAGTGTGGCGAAAACTAGTTTTCAACGAACCGACGAAATACGTCTCAATTGATTTTAAGGAGGATTTAATGATAGATCATTTACCTAAGGCAGCTATTTTTAGCTTAGTTGATGCAGTCGAATACGAAAAAGGCAAAATCGTGAGCAAAACGCTTGTAAAGAACGAAAACGGCTCAATGTCATTACTTAGTTTTGACACAGACCAAGAGCTCTCAACTCACGCAGCTCCAGGCGATGCACTACTTATCGCACTTGATGGCGAGATGAAGCTAACTATTGGTGATGAACATTTTGATATCAAAAAAGGCGATACCATCGTGTTACCAGGCAAAATACCACACGGATTAAAGATAAAAGATAAATTTAAAATGCTCTTAATCGTCACTAAAGACAAAATGTAA